The following are from one region of the Bradyrhizobium septentrionale genome:
- the tnpA gene encoding IS66-like element accessory protein TnpA: MPILEHGADTLQRVEIITGTGRRRRWSTDAKAAIVAESFAPGASVSAVARRHDISPSLLFLWRRQATRAQVAERGDRGMPPGFVPVAITGCGRPSEEQAAIEIEVGAIRIRVRGTVDREALCEVLAAVGTVGR; encoded by the coding sequence ATGCCTATCCTCGAACACGGCGCCGACACGCTGCAGCGTGTCGAGATCATCACCGGGACGGGCCGACGTCGGCGCTGGTCGACCGATGCGAAGGCGGCGATTGTTGCGGAGAGTTTTGCGCCGGGTGCAAGCGTGTCCGCAGTGGCGCGGCGACACGACATCAGTCCAAGCCTGTTGTTTCTCTGGCGTCGCCAGGCTACGCGGGCGCAGGTCGCGGAGCGCGGGGACAGAGGCATGCCACCTGGCTTTGTGCCGGTCGCGATCACCGGCTGTGGGCGCCCGAGTGAGGAGCAGGCGGCGATCGAGATCGAGGTCGGCGCGATTCGCATCCGTGTCAGGGGGACAGTCGACCGGGAGGCACTGTGCGAGGTGCTGGCGGCGGTCGGGACGGTTGGTCGATGA
- a CDS encoding winged helix-turn-helix transcriptional regulator — translation MNVDFDVMMDACPTRQVLGRIADKWTMLVVLALDDGTLRFSQLRARIRGVTQKMLTQTLRGLERDGMVSREVYPTVPVTVEYTLTPLGRSLGDAVTVIRNWAYGNMLQIEAARERYDTAQS, via the coding sequence ATGAACGTAGATTTCGATGTCATGATGGATGCCTGCCCGACGCGGCAGGTGCTCGGACGGATCGCCGACAAATGGACCATGCTGGTGGTGCTGGCGCTGGACGATGGAACGCTGCGCTTTTCTCAGCTCCGAGCCCGTATCCGAGGTGTCACGCAGAAGATGCTGACGCAAACGTTGCGCGGCCTGGAGCGCGACGGCATGGTCTCGCGCGAGGTTTATCCAACCGTGCCAGTAACGGTGGAATATACCCTGACCCCGCTGGGGCGCAGCCTCGGCGACGCCGTGACGGTCATCCGCAACTGGGCCTATGGCAACATGCTGCAGATTGAGGCGGCCCGCGAGCGCTACGATACGGCGCAGTCTTAG
- a CDS encoding zinc-binding dehydrogenase, translating into MKAFIPSTDAQRLVVLADVPEPKTAPDEAVVEVAAFSVNRGETFLLERPSQDWRPGKDIAGTVLRAAADGSGPAVAERVVAHPSSAGWAERVAVKTAQIATLPDTVSEVVAAALPLAGLTALRLLRVTGPLASRRVLMTGASGGVGHFFTELAAMGGAEVTVVTGSPERGARLRELGAAHVVHDVADAEAPFDVVLESVGGTSLQAGLVKLRPRGALIWFGQASRVAPSIDFFRFWEGPASGTIRHFHYTDSDVLDGRDLQTLVQFVASGRLHPEIGLVSDWENTDQVLRTLRDRGVRGNAVLTRTVR; encoded by the coding sequence ATGAAAGCCTTCATCCCATCGACGGATGCCCAGCGGCTGGTAGTGCTGGCGGACGTTCCCGAACCGAAGACGGCGCCTGACGAGGCGGTCGTCGAAGTGGCTGCCTTCTCCGTCAATCGCGGCGAGACCTTCCTGCTGGAGCGCCCATCTCAGGACTGGCGTCCGGGCAAGGACATCGCCGGAACGGTGCTGCGCGCAGCGGCGGACGGCTCTGGACCAGCTGTGGCCGAGCGGGTCGTAGCGCATCCGTCGTCGGCAGGCTGGGCCGAGCGGGTGGCGGTGAAGACCGCTCAGATCGCGACTCTGCCCGACACGGTGAGCGAGGTTGTTGCGGCGGCTCTACCTTTGGCGGGACTGACGGCGCTACGGCTGCTACGGGTGACGGGCCCGTTGGCAAGCCGCCGCGTTCTGATGACTGGCGCTTCGGGCGGGGTCGGGCACTTCTTCACCGAACTCGCGGCAATGGGCGGCGCAGAAGTAACCGTCGTGACCGGCTCTCCAGAGCGGGGGGCCCGCTTGAGAGAGCTCGGTGCAGCACATGTCGTGCATGACGTGGCCGACGCTGAGGCGCCGTTCGATGTGGTGCTGGAATCGGTTGGGGGCACATCTTTGCAAGCGGGCCTCGTCAAACTCCGTCCACGCGGCGCGCTGATCTGGTTCGGCCAAGCGAGCCGGGTAGCACCCTCAATCGATTTCTTTCGGTTTTGGGAGGGGCCAGCGTCGGGTACGATCCGCCACTTTCACTATACCGATAGCGATGTGCTGGACGGGCGTGATTTGCAGACGCTTGTGCAGTTCGTCGCCAGTGGACGGCTTCATCCAGAGATCGGCCTGGTATCGGATTGGGAGAACACCGATCAAGTGCTGCGCACGCTGCGCGACCGAGGCGTTCGCGGCAATGCCGTGCTCACCCGAACCGTCCGATGA
- the tnpC gene encoding IS66 family transposase, with the protein MISKPDDLPSDLVSALAALQAEREARQKAEAKAANWQAQAANAQAKLSDTEALIAHLELRIEKLKRELHGQRSERSARLLEQLELELEELVTTASEDELAAQAAAAKTQNVRPFMRKRPVRKPWPDDIERERVVIETPTTCACCGGSRLAKIGEDVTKTLEEIPRRFKLIETVREKFTCRDCEKISQPPAPFHATPRGFIGPQLLATILFDKFGMHIPLNRQSARFKAEGIDLPLSTLADQVGHGTFAVMPLFHLIERHVLAAERLHGDDTTIRILAKGKCTTGRIWTYVRDDRPFAGPAPPAAVYYASSDRRGEHPQRHLAAFAGILQADCYSGFEPLFDPQKKALPITPAFCVAHARRGFFELADIEKNAREGKKGKPVSPIALEAVRRLDTLFEIERAINGRGAGERRAARQEQSKSLLEDMHAWLLRERETLSRSSEVLKPINYMLRRWDGFARFLDDGRICLTNNCAERALRGIALGRRNWTFAGSQRGADRAAIMLTMITTCRLNDVDPKAWLADVLARIADHPASRLHELLPWEWKLLRQADKPANQQAA; encoded by the coding sequence ATGATATCGAAGCCGGATGATCTTCCATCGGACCTTGTCAGTGCCCTGGCGGCGCTGCAGGCCGAGCGTGAGGCGCGACAGAAAGCCGAGGCGAAGGCCGCCAACTGGCAGGCGCAAGCCGCGAATGCGCAGGCGAAACTGTCGGATACCGAGGCGCTGATCGCTCATCTCGAGTTGCGCATCGAGAAGCTGAAACGCGAACTGCACGGGCAGCGATCCGAGCGCTCGGCACGGCTGCTCGAGCAGTTGGAGTTGGAGCTCGAAGAACTCGTCACCACGGCGAGCGAGGATGAGCTTGCCGCACAGGCCGCAGCGGCGAAGACGCAGAACGTCCGCCCCTTCATGCGCAAGCGGCCGGTGCGCAAGCCATGGCCTGACGATATCGAACGCGAGCGCGTCGTCATTGAGACTCCAACGACCTGCGCCTGCTGCGGTGGATCGCGGCTGGCGAAGATCGGTGAGGATGTGACCAAGACGCTGGAGGAGATCCCGCGCCGCTTCAAGCTGATCGAGACGGTACGCGAGAAGTTCACCTGCCGCGATTGCGAGAAGATCAGCCAGCCGCCCGCGCCGTTCCATGCCACGCCGCGCGGCTTCATCGGCCCACAATTGCTGGCGACGATCCTGTTCGACAAGTTCGGCATGCATATCCCGCTCAACCGCCAGAGTGCGCGCTTTAAGGCCGAGGGGATCGACCTGCCGTTGTCGACGCTGGCCGACCAGGTCGGCCACGGGACCTTCGCCGTCATGCCGCTCTTCCACTTGATCGAACGCCACGTGCTCGCTGCCGAGCGCCTTCATGGCGACGACACCACCATCCGTATTCTGGCGAAGGGCAAGTGCACGACCGGGCGGATCTGGACTTATGTGCGGGATGACCGGCCGTTCGCCGGGCCTGCGCCGCCGGCAGCGGTCTATTACGCCTCGAGCGACCGACGAGGCGAGCATCCACAGAGACATCTGGCCGCCTTCGCCGGCATCTTGCAGGCGGATTGCTACAGCGGCTTCGAGCCGCTGTTCGACCCGCAGAAGAAGGCGCTGCCGATTACGCCGGCGTTTTGCGTGGCCCATGCGCGGCGGGGCTTCTTCGAGCTGGCTGATATCGAGAAAAATGCTCGGGAAGGCAAGAAAGGCAAACCGGTCTCCCCGATCGCGCTGGAGGCTGTCAGACGCCTCGATACGTTGTTCGAGATCGAGCGCGCCATCAACGGCCGCGGTGCCGGCGAGCGGCGTGCCGCTCGCCAGGAACAGAGTAAGTCACTTCTCGAGGACATGCATGCCTGGCTGCTCCGCGAGCGCGAAACCCTCTCGCGTTCCTCCGAGGTCCTGAAGCCGATTAACTACATGCTCAGGCGCTGGGACGGCTTCGCCCGCTTCCTCGACGACGGCAGGATCTGCTTGACCAACAATTGCGCTGAGCGCGCATTGAGAGGCATCGCCTTGGGAAGGCGCAACTGGACCTTCGCCGGCAGCCAACGCGGCGCCGACCGTGCCGCCATCATGCTGACGATGATCACGACCTGTCGCCTCAACGACGTCGATCCCAAGGCCTGGCTCGCCGACGTCCTGGCCCGTATCGCCGATCATCCCGCATCGCGTCTGCACGAGCTCTTGCCCTGGGAATGGAAGCTCCTGCGCCAGGCCGACAAGCCAGCCAATCAGCAGGCCGCCTGA
- the tnpB gene encoding IS66 family insertion sequence element accessory protein TnpB (TnpB, as the term is used for proteins encoded by IS66 family insertion elements, is considered an accessory protein, since TnpC, encoded by a neighboring gene, is a DDE family transposase.) → MIGLRAGLSIWIATQPVDFRRGMDSLAMLVSEAFGADPFDGGLYVFRSKRRDRVKILTWDGSGLVLYYKRIEGQFTWPPIKEGVMSLSHAQLSVLLDGSDWKRVPMRVVDQPMRAG, encoded by the coding sequence ATGATCGGGCTTCGAGCTGGGTTGTCGATCTGGATTGCGACGCAGCCGGTCGATTTCCGCCGCGGCATGGACTCGCTGGCGATGCTGGTGAGCGAGGCCTTTGGAGCCGATCCGTTCGACGGCGGACTTTATGTCTTCCGCTCCAAGCGCCGAGATCGCGTGAAGATCCTGACTTGGGATGGAAGCGGCCTTGTCCTTTACTACAAAAGAATCGAGGGGCAGTTCACCTGGCCGCCGATCAAGGAAGGCGTCATGTCGCTATCTCATGCTCAGCTCTCGGTGCTGCTCGATGGCTCGGACTGGAAGCGTGTGCCGATGCGAGTTGTGGATCAGCCGATGCGAGCTGGTTGA
- the tnpA gene encoding IS66-like element accessory protein TnpA, translated as MDGHKDSAVLSRMDLVETGRRRRWTRAEKLRIVEESFSGPRLVSATARRYGISRQLLLSWRKAWTCHDPAEEDSIGPTFVPAIVAASTPPTTEAVETGQIEIVSPQGLRVVFGPGADIEAVVRIARGLARR; from the coding sequence ATGGACGGACATAAGGACAGTGCGGTGCTGAGCCGCATGGATTTGGTGGAGACCGGTCGGCGGCGACGCTGGACGCGTGCGGAGAAGCTCAGAATCGTAGAGGAGAGCTTCTCGGGGCCACGACTGGTGTCGGCGACGGCTCGCCGGTATGGGATATCACGTCAGCTTCTGCTGAGCTGGCGCAAGGCTTGGACCTGTCATGATCCGGCCGAAGAGGATTCGATCGGCCCGACATTCGTCCCTGCGATAGTTGCGGCAAGTACGCCGCCAACGACGGAAGCTGTCGAGACAGGTCAGATCGAAATCGTGAGCCCTCAGGGGCTGCGCGTGGTCTTCGGCCCCGGTGCGGATATCGAGGCGGTCGTTCGAATTGCTCGGGGCCTGGCGCGCCGATGA
- the tnpB gene encoding IS66 family insertion sequence element accessory protein TnpB (TnpB, as the term is used for proteins encoded by IS66 family insertion elements, is considered an accessory protein, since TnpC, encoded by a neighboring gene, is a DDE family transposase.) produces MIPIPTGVRVWLATGHTDMRCGFPSLALRVQEVLKRDAMGGGLFCFRGKRGDLLKVIWHDGQGACLFTKRLERGRFIWPSVAGESVTISPAQLSYLLSGIDWRNPQETQRPTRVG; encoded by the coding sequence ATGATCCCGATCCCGACGGGCGTGCGGGTGTGGCTGGCGACGGGCCATACCGACATGCGGTGCGGCTTTCCGAGCCTGGCTCTGCGCGTGCAGGAAGTGCTCAAGCGCGACGCCATGGGCGGCGGTCTTTTCTGCTTCCGGGGCAAACGCGGTGATCTATTGAAGGTCATTTGGCACGATGGCCAGGGCGCCTGCTTGTTCACCAAAAGACTCGAGAGAGGCAGGTTCATCTGGCCATCGGTTGCTGGTGAATCGGTAACGATCTCTCCGGCGCAGTTGAGCTATCTGTTGTCCGGGATCGATTGGCGCAACCCTCAAGAAACCCAGCGTCCGACGCGGGTCGGATAG
- a CDS encoding endonuclease NucS domain-containing protein — translation MTIRHAIWKVGEKPVGLTSSSLVSEQQLEDMIVAAPEILHDQWMLIGRQQDTGFGGRIDLLAIAPDGALILIELKRNKTPREVVAQAIDYATFIEGLESDRIASIYNDFAPGRNLATDFLTRFGQPLDEETLNDSHQIVVVAAAIDASTTRIVRYLNERDIAINILCFQVFANGDERLLSRAWLIDPAETQTNATVTAAREKEPWNGEVYASFGHDEGRLWPEARQYGFISAGGGTWYSNSLNLLNVGDRIWVKAPGHGFVGVGRVKGKSVPASEFKLPTSSGDRPALDVLKGNYHRSLQGDPDRSEYFVPVDWLQTVPIEEAVQEVGMFGNQNTVCKPKTPKWRFTVERLKQRFADYDKS, via the coding sequence ATGACCATTCGTCACGCGATTTGGAAGGTCGGCGAGAAGCCCGTTGGTCTCACGTCGTCGTCTCTCGTGAGCGAGCAGCAACTCGAAGATATGATCGTTGCCGCCCCTGAAATTCTGCATGACCAGTGGATGCTCATCGGTCGACAGCAAGATACCGGCTTTGGTGGCCGCATTGACCTGCTCGCGATTGCGCCGGATGGCGCGTTGATCTTGATTGAACTCAAGCGAAACAAGACGCCGCGCGAGGTCGTGGCCCAAGCGATCGACTATGCAACATTTATAGAAGGATTAGAGTCGGACAGGATTGCCAGTATCTACAATGATTTTGCGCCGGGCCGCAATCTTGCTACCGATTTTCTAACCCGTTTTGGGCAGCCACTCGACGAGGAGACGCTCAATGACAGTCATCAGATCGTTGTTGTAGCCGCCGCCATCGATGCCAGCACGACGCGCATTGTTCGCTACCTCAACGAGCGAGACATCGCGATCAATATCCTCTGCTTCCAGGTTTTCGCCAACGGCGACGAGCGTCTGTTGAGCCGTGCTTGGCTCATCGATCCTGCGGAAACTCAAACGAATGCGACGGTCACGGCGGCCCGAGAGAAGGAGCCGTGGAACGGCGAGGTCTACGCATCGTTCGGGCATGATGAAGGACGATTGTGGCCCGAGGCTCGCCAGTATGGCTTTATCTCCGCCGGTGGTGGGACTTGGTATAGTAACTCGCTAAACTTGCTCAACGTAGGCGATCGGATCTGGGTGAAGGCGCCCGGTCATGGATTCGTGGGAGTGGGCAGGGTCAAGGGCAAGTCAGTCCCGGCCTCAGAATTTAAGCTTCCCACATCGTCGGGCGACCGGCCCGCCCTCGACGTTCTGAAGGGCAATTATCATCGCAGCTTGCAGGGCGACCCTGATCGCTCCGAATATTTTGTGCCAGTGGATTGGCTGCAAACCGTTCCAATTGAGGAAGCGGTTCAAGAGGTTGGAATGTTCGGAAATCAGAACACTGTGTGCAAGCCGAAGACACCAAAATGGCGATTTACAGTCGAGCGACTTAAGCAGAGGTTTGCAGACTACGACAAATCATAA
- the groL gene encoding chaperonin GroEL (60 kDa chaperone family; promotes refolding of misfolded polypeptides especially under stressful conditions; forms two stacked rings of heptamers to form a barrel-shaped 14mer; ends can be capped by GroES; misfolded proteins enter the barrel where they are refolded when GroES binds): protein MSAKEVKFGVDARDRMLRGVEILNNAVKVTLGPKGRNVVLDKSFGAPRITKDGVTVAKEIELEDKFENMGAQMVREVASKSADAAGDGTTTATVLTAAIVREGAKSVAAGMNPMDLKRGIDLAVEAVVADLVKNSKKVTSNEEIAQVGTISANGDAEIGKFLSDAMKKVGNEGVITVEEAKSLETELEVVEGMQFDRGYISPYFVTNADKMRVEMDDVYILVYEKKLSSLNELLPLLEAVVQTGKPLVIVAEDVEGEALATLVVNRLRGGLKVAAVKAPGFGDRRKAMLQDIAVLTGGQAISEDLGIKLENVTLQMLGRAKKVMIDKENTTIVNGAGKKADIEARIAQIKAQIEETTSDYDREKLQERLAKLAGGVAVIRVGGATEVEVRERKDRVDDAMHATRAAVEEGIVPGGGVALLRASQHLKGLRAKNDDQKTGVEIVRKALSYPARQIAMNAGEDGSVIVGKILEKDQYAYGFDSQTGEYGNLVAKGIIDPTKVVRVAIQNAASVAALLITTEAMVAEVPKKNAGGGMPAGGGMGGMGSMDF, encoded by the coding sequence ATGTCAGCCAAAGAAGTCAAATTCGGCGTCGATGCCCGCGACCGCATGCTGCGCGGCGTCGAAATCCTCAACAACGCGGTAAAGGTGACGCTCGGTCCGAAGGGCCGCAACGTCGTTCTCGACAAGTCGTTCGGCGCACCGCGCATCACCAAGGACGGCGTCACCGTCGCCAAGGAAATCGAGCTTGAAGACAAGTTCGAGAACATGGGCGCGCAGATGGTGCGCGAAGTCGCCTCCAAGTCGGCAGACGCAGCCGGCGACGGCACCACCACCGCAACCGTGCTCACGGCTGCGATCGTTCGTGAAGGCGCCAAGTCGGTTGCCGCCGGCATGAACCCGATGGACCTGAAGCGCGGTATCGACCTGGCGGTGGAAGCCGTGGTCGCCGACCTCGTCAAGAATTCCAAGAAGGTCACCTCGAACGAGGAAATCGCCCAGGTCGGCACCATCTCTGCCAACGGCGACGCCGAAATCGGCAAGTTCCTTTCCGACGCCATGAAGAAGGTCGGCAACGAGGGTGTCATCACGGTTGAGGAAGCCAAGTCGCTGGAGACCGAACTCGAGGTGGTCGAGGGCATGCAGTTCGATCGCGGCTACATCTCGCCCTACTTCGTCACCAACGCCGACAAGATGCGCGTTGAAATGGATGATGTCTACATTCTCGTCTACGAGAAGAAGCTGTCCTCGCTGAACGAGTTGCTGCCGCTGCTCGAGGCCGTGGTGCAGACCGGCAAGCCGCTGGTCATCGTCGCTGAAGACGTCGAAGGCGAGGCGCTCGCCACCCTGGTCGTCAACCGCCTGCGTGGCGGGTTGAAGGTCGCGGCCGTCAAGGCACCGGGGTTCGGCGATCGCCGCAAGGCCATGCTGCAGGACATCGCGGTCCTGACCGGCGGCCAGGCGATCTCGGAAGATCTCGGCATCAAGCTCGAGAACGTCACGCTGCAGATGCTTGGCCGCGCCAAGAAGGTGATGATCGACAAGGAAAACACCACGATCGTCAACGGCGCCGGCAAGAAGGCCGACATCGAGGCCCGCATTGCCCAGATCAAGGCGCAGATCGAGGAAACCACCTCGGACTACGACCGCGAGAAGCTGCAGGAGCGTCTGGCCAAGCTCGCGGGCGGCGTCGCAGTGATCCGCGTCGGCGGCGCGACTGAAGTCGAGGTGAGGGAGCGCAAGGATCGCGTGGATGACGCGATGCATGCGACCCGCGCGGCCGTCGAGGAAGGCATCGTGCCGGGCGGCGGCGTCGCCCTGCTCCGTGCCTCCCAGCACCTCAAGGGGCTTCGCGCCAAGAACGACGACCAGAAGACCGGCGTCGAGATCGTGCGCAAGGCACTTTCCTATCCGGCCCGCCAGATCGCGATGAATGCGGGTGAAGACGGCTCCGTCATTGTCGGCAAGATTCTCGAGAAGGACCAGTACGCCTACGGCTTCGACTCGCAGACGGGCGAGTACGGCAACCTGGTCGCCAAAGGCATCATCGATCCGACCAAGGTGGTTCGCGTAGCGATCCAGAACGCGGCCTCCGTCGCGGCACTGCTGATCACCACCGAAGCCATGGTGGCCGAGGTGCCGAAGAAGAACGCAGGCGGCGGCATGCCTGCGGGTGGTGGCATGGGCGGCATGGGTAGTATGGATTTCTAA
- a CDS encoding transposase domain-containing protein yields the protein MIETCKMNDVDPQPRLADLLARLPDHPASQVADLLPWTWKAAQQSKTAAAA from the coding sequence TTGATCGAGACCTGCAAAATGAATGATGTTGATCCGCAACCTCGGCTAGCCGACCTGCTGGCGCGGCTTCCTGATCATCCCGCCAGCCAAGTCGCCGATCTGCTTCCGTGGACTTGGAAAGCCGCTCAACAATCCAAGACTGCCGCCGCAGCCTAA
- a CDS encoding signal transduction histidine kinase: MSLTQFRVDDGLHAMDGLRLFARDGTEPVEAFIGRKVMDVWAESIEHLGGRQSLFRSQYNALGKLNLAALERIVSAKYQRGAAANRQHPFVEVLVSDITESGEVLNLSELVREPLPPAFHRLA; the protein is encoded by the coding sequence ATGTCCCTTACACAATTCCGCGTCGATGACGGACTGCATGCCATGGACGGGTTGCGACTTTTTGCCCGAGATGGAACTGAACCGGTCGAAGCGTTCATAGGCCGCAAGGTGATGGACGTCTGGGCCGAGTCGATTGAGCACCTTGGTGGAAGACAAAGTCTGTTCCGCAGTCAATACAACGCGCTTGGCAAGCTGAACCTTGCGGCGCTTGAGCGGATCGTGAGCGCGAAATACCAGCGCGGCGCCGCGGCCAACCGCCAGCATCCCTTTGTCGAGGTTCTGGTCTCGGACATCACGGAAAGCGGCGAGGTTCTAAATCTAAGTGAACTCGTGCGCGAGCCTTTGCCGCCGGCATTTCATAGGCTGGCTTGA
- the tnpC gene encoding IS66 family transposase — MTLSSRLAALSEECSTLATERDAAIAQRDAAIQENDKLLMILSQYKRTIFGPRSETLDIGQLSLFTIRAQAVRAAANDDVTGGRLPDGAEGRGKRPARRNRGKLPEHLPRIDVVIDIESHICPCCGEQLHKIGETVKEAFDVIPMQYRVKRIMRPRYGCRGCRQGVLQAPAPAQAIDGGMVTEALLAHVAVMKYGYQLPLYRQEQMFAAQGITLDRQTLASWMGRVAWWLKPLHALLRRAVMSYPRLFADETPLPVLDPGRGRTKVCQFWAIATDDRPWGGPAPPAVVYVFAEDRKAIRARQLFGDYDGILQVDGYAGYKGLIKNGGRLVQLAFCFAHARRKFWDVHIATKSPIAAEALQRIAMFYAIEDRIRGLPATQRAAVRQSDTRPLIEDFKPWLEARLLEVSKKSGLGKAIRYTLNHWDGLTRFIDDGRIEIDSNTVERSIKPIGLGKKNYLFAGSEGGAETWATLASLINSAKLHDIDPRHYFTDVLERIVSGRTKINQLNTLLPWNWKAERDGSEPKLAA; from the coding sequence ATGACGCTATCGTCACGGCTTGCGGCGTTGTCGGAGGAATGCAGCACGCTGGCGACCGAGCGTGATGCAGCGATCGCCCAACGCGACGCTGCGATCCAGGAGAACGACAAGCTCCTGATGATCCTGTCCCAGTACAAGCGCACGATCTTCGGTCCGCGCTCCGAGACACTGGATATCGGACAGCTGTCTCTCTTCACCATCAGGGCACAGGCGGTTCGTGCCGCCGCCAACGACGACGTGACCGGAGGCAGGCTGCCTGACGGAGCGGAGGGCCGTGGAAAGCGACCGGCGCGACGCAACCGGGGGAAGCTTCCGGAGCATTTGCCGCGCATCGATGTCGTGATCGATATCGAGAGCCACATCTGCCCTTGCTGCGGCGAGCAGCTGCACAAGATCGGGGAGACCGTCAAGGAAGCCTTCGACGTCATTCCGATGCAGTACCGGGTCAAGCGCATCATGCGTCCACGGTACGGCTGCCGGGGATGCCGCCAGGGTGTTCTGCAGGCACCCGCGCCGGCCCAGGCGATCGACGGTGGAATGGTGACGGAAGCCTTGCTGGCCCACGTCGCGGTGATGAAATACGGCTACCAGCTGCCGCTGTATCGCCAGGAACAGATGTTTGCCGCCCAAGGCATCACGCTCGACCGGCAAACGCTGGCCTCGTGGATGGGCCGCGTCGCCTGGTGGCTGAAGCCGCTTCACGCGCTGTTGCGCCGCGCAGTGATGTCCTACCCGCGGCTGTTTGCCGACGAGACGCCGCTGCCAGTTCTCGATCCCGGCCGTGGCAGAACCAAAGTCTGCCAGTTCTGGGCGATCGCCACCGACGACCGCCCGTGGGGCGGCCCGGCGCCGCCGGCAGTAGTCTACGTGTTCGCCGAGGATCGCAAGGCAATCCGCGCCAGGCAGCTGTTTGGAGACTACGACGGCATCCTGCAGGTCGACGGCTACGCCGGGTACAAGGGGCTGATTAAAAACGGCGGCCGTCTGGTACAACTGGCGTTCTGCTTCGCGCATGCGCGGCGGAAGTTCTGGGACGTCCACATCGCGACGAAATCGCCGATTGCCGCGGAAGCGCTGCAGCGGATCGCGATGTTCTACGCCATTGAGGATCGCATTCGCGGTTTGCCGGCGACGCAGCGAGCTGCGGTGCGACAATCCGACACCAGACCGCTGATCGAGGACTTCAAGCCCTGGCTCGAGGCGCGACTGCTGGAAGTCTCGAAGAAATCCGGCCTTGGCAAGGCGATCCGCTACACCCTCAACCATTGGGATGGCCTGACGCGATTCATCGATGATGGGCGCATCGAGATCGACAGCAATACGGTCGAACGCAGCATCAAGCCGATCGGGCTGGGAAAGAAAAACTATCTGTTCGCAGGCAGTGAGGGCGGCGCCGAAACCTGGGCCACTCTCGCATCACTCATCAACTCCGCAAAGCTTCACGACATCGACCCACGGCACTATTTTACTGATGTTCTCGAGCGCATCGTCTCCGGACGTACCAAGATCAATCAGCTGAACACGCTGCTGCCGTGGAATTGGAAAGCCGAGCGCGATGGTTCGGAGCCAAAGCTCGCCGCTTGA